The following are encoded in a window of Halosolutus halophilus genomic DNA:
- a CDS encoding ferritin-like domain-containing protein: protein MSLGQRVSSDHQLARLLQIGVVLEEVVESRAAHHLESLPADEREAVDEEVRTLLAEAAEESADHRERLEALIDDLDAETVAYEEINALVDAQYGPPEDTDGVLYDQLANEETAYKFYDDLIEAIEASDATFAIDRDRVLETLSNIREEEKEGVQDVTEVMEHRA, encoded by the coding sequence ATGAGTCTGGGACAGCGCGTCTCGAGCGATCACCAGCTCGCCCGACTCCTCCAGATCGGGGTCGTGCTGGAAGAGGTCGTCGAGTCCCGCGCCGCCCACCACCTCGAGTCGCTGCCCGCCGACGAGCGGGAGGCTGTCGACGAGGAGGTGCGAACGCTGCTCGCCGAGGCTGCCGAGGAATCGGCCGACCATCGCGAGCGGCTGGAGGCGCTGATCGACGACCTCGACGCGGAGACGGTCGCCTACGAAGAGATCAACGCACTGGTCGACGCCCAGTACGGACCGCCAGAGGACACGGACGGCGTCCTCTACGATCAACTGGCCAACGAGGAGACCGCCTACAAGTTCTACGACGACCTGATCGAAGCGATCGAGGCTTCCGACGCGACGTTCGCGATCGATCGGGATCGAGTGCTCGAGACGCTCTCGAATATCCGCGAGGAAGAGAAGGAGGGGGTCCAGGACGTGACCGAGGTCATGGAGCACAGAGCATGA
- a CDS encoding metal-dependent transcriptional regulator has product MNTADQYLKAIYLAQRIEDGPASTGTLADLLEVSPASVNEMIGKLEGRGLVDHEKYKGASLTDEGLERAHDALQTYCIIERFLANVLEVEEFREEARTLESVIDDTVAERLDTIIDRPAECPDCFDPERDCCERLELEVGGCAN; this is encoded by the coding sequence ATGAACACTGCAGACCAGTATCTCAAAGCGATCTATCTCGCCCAGCGCATCGAAGACGGCCCCGCCTCGACCGGCACGCTCGCCGACCTGCTCGAGGTCAGTCCCGCGAGCGTCAACGAGATGATCGGCAAACTGGAGGGACGCGGCCTCGTCGACCACGAGAAGTACAAGGGTGCCAGCCTGACCGACGAAGGACTCGAACGCGCTCACGACGCGCTCCAGACCTACTGTATCATCGAGCGGTTCCTCGCGAACGTTCTCGAGGTCGAGGAGTTCCGGGAGGAAGCTCGCACGCTCGAGAGCGTCATCGACGACACCGTCGCCGAGCGCCTCGACACCATCATCGATCGCCCCGCGGAGTGTCCCGACTGTTTCGACCCCGAACGGGACTGCTGTGAACGTCTGGAACTCGAAGTCGGCGGCTGTGCGAACTGA
- a CDS encoding phospholipase D-like domain-containing protein encodes MADRRWTVTAFAIALVLVASVTIVGPLVVAPATTAGEPLFQKTATGELRSPTPRPSDPAADRNGSATPAIDADCPVESQRETGTGPEPTATTDADTRIVELYPNPTTRGNVGEYLVLETPPGTRLTNWTITDGHTVARFPNETVSGRIAVSTDPAAIDAMTDDPVLQLDGTLRLANDGDKLTLRNGTAIIDEVAYDRAPLAERWYRAEHGDGAREADAATADGDSKSLGRWWPRDATCRPVSTFDPDEATAFVLPDAPEVPRETIRDADDRILLAGYTFTDREITAALADAAARGVDVAVLLESGPVGGAPSETRSRIETLRAAGVDVRVIGGEGARYRYHHPKYLVADDTVLVTSENWKPAGVGGASSRGWGVRLTDAALAADLASVFRTDFRGWDTESGTAYLANASFVADDPPPRRSFDASHERATVPVESAELLLAPDNAESRLVSLVASAEDELLVEQATVDPDVSLLEATIAAAHRGVTVRLLLDSSWYVADEHDRLAADLERTAARDDLDFEVRLVDDTDAFEKIHTKGIVVDRTTAVVGSANWNDNSLRENREVLLAVHGEAIATYYATVFEDDWAGETWSLPIELSAVVVAAIVGAAIVGRRYVRFGDEAAAASRERN; translated from the coding sequence ATGGCCGATCGACGGTGGACAGTCACCGCGTTCGCGATCGCGCTCGTGCTGGTCGCGAGCGTCACGATCGTCGGACCTCTCGTCGTCGCACCGGCGACGACCGCAGGCGAACCGCTATTCCAGAAGACGGCGACCGGCGAACTGCGATCGCCGACCCCTCGGCCCAGCGATCCGGCCGCCGATCGGAACGGCTCCGCGACGCCGGCGATCGACGCGGACTGTCCGGTCGAGAGCCAGCGAGAGACCGGAACCGGCCCGGAGCCGACGGCGACCACGGACGCCGACACCCGGATCGTCGAACTCTATCCGAACCCGACGACTCGGGGGAACGTCGGCGAGTATCTCGTCCTCGAGACGCCACCCGGAACGAGGCTAACGAACTGGACGATCACCGACGGCCACACGGTCGCCCGGTTCCCGAACGAGACCGTCTCCGGCCGGATCGCCGTGAGTACCGATCCGGCCGCCATCGACGCGATGACCGACGATCCCGTTCTCCAACTCGACGGGACGCTCCGACTCGCGAACGACGGTGACAAACTCACGCTCCGGAACGGGACGGCAATCATCGACGAGGTAGCCTACGATCGGGCACCCCTCGCGGAACGTTGGTACCGGGCCGAACACGGGGACGGGGCCCGCGAGGCCGACGCCGCGACTGCCGACGGCGACAGCAAATCACTGGGACGGTGGTGGCCCCGTGACGCGACCTGTCGCCCGGTTTCGACGTTCGATCCGGACGAAGCGACGGCGTTCGTCCTCCCCGACGCGCCCGAAGTCCCACGCGAGACGATTCGCGACGCCGACGATCGAATCTTGCTCGCCGGCTACACCTTCACCGATCGCGAGATCACCGCTGCACTCGCGGACGCGGCAGCTCGCGGCGTCGACGTCGCCGTCCTCCTCGAGTCGGGGCCGGTCGGCGGTGCGCCGTCGGAAACCCGATCGCGGATCGAGACGTTGCGTGCCGCGGGCGTCGACGTTCGCGTCATCGGTGGCGAGGGAGCGCGGTACCGGTATCACCACCCGAAGTACCTCGTCGCCGACGACACGGTACTCGTGACGTCAGAGAACTGGAAACCTGCCGGCGTCGGCGGGGCGTCGAGTCGCGGCTGGGGCGTTCGACTCACCGACGCCGCGCTCGCGGCCGACCTCGCGTCGGTCTTCCGGACCGACTTCCGCGGGTGGGATACCGAATCTGGAACCGCATACCTCGCGAACGCCTCGTTCGTCGCGGACGACCCCCCGCCACGGCGATCGTTCGACGCCAGCCACGAACGGGCCACCGTCCCGGTCGAGTCGGCCGAACTCCTGCTCGCACCAGACAACGCCGAGTCGCGCCTCGTATCCCTCGTCGCGTCGGCGGAGGACGAACTGCTCGTCGAGCAGGCCACCGTCGACCCCGACGTCTCCCTGCTCGAGGCGACGATCGCGGCCGCTCACCGCGGTGTCACGGTCCGGCTCCTGCTCGACTCGTCGTGGTACGTCGCGGACGAACACGACCGGCTGGCCGCCGACCTCGAGCGAACCGCCGCCAGGGACGACCTCGATTTCGAGGTCCGTCTCGTCGACGACACCGACGCCTTCGAGAAGATCCACACCAAGGGGATCGTCGTCGACCGGACGACTGCCGTCGTCGGGAGCGCGAACTGGAACGACAACTCGCTCCGGGAGAATCGCGAGGTGCTGCTCGCCGTGCACGGCGAGGCGATCGCTACCTACTACGCGACGGTCTTCGAGGACGACTGGGCGGGCGAGACGTGGTCGCTCCCGATCGAACTGTCCGCAGTCGTCGTGGCCGCGATCGTCGGGGCCGCGATCGTCGGTCGACGGTACGTCAGGTTCGGTGACGAGGCGGCCGCGGCGTCACGGGAGCGGAACTGA
- a CDS encoding HEAT repeat domain-containing protein — protein sequence MSDEESPDEPAEEADDPVDLDAIRSDLAALEDDLEELEADLEAAETEDDLDVVEEDVETFRSDLEPIEIPEPPEEDEDEDEDEDEDEDEETVTPEEELQDRYDDIESDVSDLESDLEDQRGPYAEDVVSEIESASGTITGTRWTEEGNAELIEAVEDFLDECNDILGAAVTLGDEVDSVPEQLEGTLENAIGAVEAADLDPDDDAETIAALLDATDEFQSDVDDATEWTDLQIREQLRREGFYDVLDHVKDFPPEWHALKVHEKRGNVDMILLALETFDSDFMEEHCMEALERMGPEEAIEPMLQKAARRDQAAMRNLGKIGVDDDEVVDTLLDYVDSNPNLQQPAFRALGEIGTEEAVQPIANQLVDDNPDVRSWAARALGLIGDTRAIDPLADVLEDDEADRVRASAAWALTRIGTRDALEIVAEYDDDRAYLVQAEAENVDLEPAA from the coding sequence ATGAGTGACGAGGAGTCACCCGACGAGCCAGCCGAGGAGGCGGACGACCCGGTCGATCTCGACGCGATTCGGTCCGACCTCGCGGCCCTCGAAGACGACCTCGAGGAACTCGAAGCGGACCTCGAAGCCGCCGAGACAGAGGACGACCTGGACGTCGTCGAGGAAGACGTCGAGACGTTCCGATCGGACCTCGAGCCGATCGAGATTCCGGAGCCGCCCGAGGAAGACGAGGACGAGGACGAGGACGAGGACGAGGACGAGGACGAAGAGACGGTCACGCCGGAAGAAGAACTGCAGGACCGGTACGACGACATCGAGAGCGACGTGTCGGACCTCGAGTCCGACCTCGAGGACCAGCGCGGCCCCTACGCCGAAGACGTCGTGAGCGAAATCGAGAGCGCCAGCGGCACGATCACGGGCACCCGCTGGACCGAAGAGGGGAACGCGGAGTTGATCGAGGCGGTCGAGGACTTCCTCGACGAGTGCAACGACATCCTCGGGGCCGCCGTCACGCTGGGCGACGAGGTCGACTCCGTTCCGGAACAGCTCGAGGGGACCCTCGAAAACGCGATCGGCGCGGTCGAAGCGGCCGATCTGGATCCGGACGACGATGCGGAGACGATCGCCGCGCTGCTCGACGCGACCGACGAATTCCAGAGCGACGTCGACGACGCGACCGAGTGGACGGACCTCCAGATCCGCGAGCAACTGCGACGCGAGGGGTTCTACGACGTCCTCGATCACGTCAAGGACTTCCCGCCCGAGTGGCACGCGCTCAAGGTCCACGAGAAGCGGGGCAACGTCGACATGATCCTCCTCGCGCTGGAGACGTTCGACTCGGACTTCATGGAAGAACACTGCATGGAGGCCTTAGAACGGATGGGCCCCGAGGAGGCGATCGAACCGATGCTCCAGAAGGCCGCCCGCCGCGACCAGGCAGCGATGCGCAACCTCGGCAAGATCGGCGTCGACGACGACGAGGTCGTCGACACCCTGCTGGACTACGTCGACTCGAACCCGAACCTGCAACAGCCGGCGTTCCGCGCGCTCGGCGAGATCGGCACCGAAGAAGCCGTCCAGCCGATCGCCAACCAGCTCGTCGACGACAACCCCGACGTCCGCAGCTGGGCCGCACGCGCACTGGGCCTGATCGGTGACACCCGCGCGATCGACCCGCTCGCCGACGTCCTCGAGGACGACGAGGCCGATCGGGTTCGGGCCAGCGCCGCGTGGGCGCTCACCCGGATCGGCACGCGAGACGCCCTCGAGATCGTCGCCGAATACGACGACGATCGCGCGTACCTCGTCCAGGCCGAGGCCGAGAACGTCGACCTCGAGCCGGCAGCCTGA
- a CDS encoding protein sorting system archaetidylserine synthase (This PssA-like phosphatidyltransferase, along with a PssD-like decarboxylase, is required in Haloarchaea for the archaeosortase ArtA to replace the PGF-CTERM sorting signal with a C-terminal lipid anchor.), giving the protein MLPRFVGRLGVADAVTIANAALGFVAVVVAFVDIRLAARLILLAAIADGLDGILARRYGGTEAGPYLDSLADVASFAVAPAVLAFVVVRDGLGLESEAVTPDLLLVTAISALFVAMAVARLGLYTAYDTSGSYTEGVQTTLAATILGAAILAGVADPRLVLAVTGAFCYLMVSRIQYPDLLARDAAIMGVVHALAILVPNFAGRTFPYALLMLGIAYMTLSPWFYWREDEPQPTETGLHGNA; this is encoded by the coding sequence ATGCTTCCCCGGTTCGTCGGCCGCCTGGGCGTCGCCGACGCGGTGACGATCGCGAACGCCGCGCTCGGGTTCGTCGCCGTCGTCGTCGCGTTCGTCGACATTCGACTCGCCGCTCGCCTCATCCTGCTGGCCGCGATCGCCGACGGACTGGACGGGATCCTCGCCCGGCGCTACGGCGGTACCGAGGCTGGCCCGTACCTGGACTCGCTCGCAGACGTCGCCTCCTTCGCCGTCGCGCCCGCGGTACTCGCGTTCGTCGTGGTCCGCGACGGGCTCGGACTCGAGTCTGAGGCTGTTACCCCGGACCTCCTGCTCGTGACGGCGATCAGCGCGCTGTTCGTCGCGATGGCCGTCGCGCGACTCGGACTGTACACCGCCTACGACACGTCGGGGAGCTACACCGAGGGAGTCCAGACGACGCTCGCGGCGACGATCCTCGGCGCGGCCATCCTCGCGGGGGTGGCGGACCCCCGGCTCGTCCTCGCGGTCACCGGCGCGTTCTGTTACCTGATGGTCTCGCGGATCCAGTACCCCGATCTGCTCGCGCGCGACGCCGCCATCATGGGCGTCGTCCACGCGCTCGCGATCCTCGTCCCCAATTTTGCCGGACGGACGTTCCCGTACGCCCTTCTGATGCTCGGCATCGCGTACATGACCCTGAGTCCCTGGTTCTACTGGCGCGAAGACGAACCACAGCCGACCGAGACGGGCCTGCATGGAAACGCTTAG
- a CDS encoding cupredoxin domain-containing protein — MNRRVLLAALGTGATAGLAGCSSVLSLSDDEPCGGDECDIGMTRNEFLPETYETTVGEPVVWKNTSGAVHTITALENSLPEGADYFATGGYEDEETARTAWDHHGGRLGTRETFEHTFDVPGTYEYICIPHVRAGMVGEIIVTE, encoded by the coding sequence ATGAACCGGCGCGTCCTGCTCGCCGCCCTCGGAACCGGGGCCACCGCTGGGCTGGCGGGCTGTTCGTCCGTTCTCAGCCTCTCCGACGACGAGCCCTGCGGCGGCGACGAGTGCGACATCGGGATGACACGAAACGAGTTCCTCCCCGAAACCTACGAGACGACGGTCGGCGAGCCGGTCGTCTGGAAGAACACGAGTGGTGCGGTTCACACGATCACGGCCCTCGAGAACAGCCTCCCCGAGGGTGCCGATTACTTCGCCACCGGCGGCTACGAGGACGAGGAGACGGCGAGAACCGCCTGGGACCACCACGGCGGTCGATTGGGGACCCGTGAGACGTTCGAACACACGTTCGACGTCCCGGGGACCTACGAATACATCTGCATCCCACACGTGAGGGCCGGAATGGTCGGCGAAATTATCGTTACAGAGTAA
- a CDS encoding 30S ribosomal protein S3ae, translated as MSERSVSRAKQEKRWYTVLAPEQFDRQELGETPADEPEKVYDRTIETTLGELTNNASENNTKLTFKITDVGSDSAYTEFVEHSLTRDYLRSLVRRGASKIEAYVTVLTTDDYRVQIQPVAFTTKKADASQEKAIREQMVEMVEDAAAERDFEELIDSVVEGRLSSAIYGEAKTIYPLRRVEVQKATLEAHPEEVAEEEATAVDVDEEDVAAGDD; from the coding sequence ATGAGTGAACGATCAGTTTCACGCGCGAAACAGGAGAAGCGGTGGTACACCGTGCTCGCACCGGAGCAGTTCGACCGGCAGGAGCTCGGCGAAACCCCCGCTGACGAACCGGAAAAGGTCTACGACCGAACCATCGAAACGACGCTCGGCGAACTGACCAACAACGCCAGCGAGAACAACACGAAACTCACCTTCAAGATCACCGACGTCGGCAGCGACTCGGCCTACACGGAGTTCGTGGAACACTCCCTGACCCGCGACTACCTGCGGTCGCTGGTCCGTCGCGGTGCCTCGAAGATCGAGGCCTACGTCACCGTCCTGACGACGGACGACTACCGCGTCCAGATCCAGCCCGTCGCCTTCACGACGAAAAAGGCGGACGCGAGCCAGGAGAAGGCCATCCGCGAACAGATGGTCGAGATGGTCGAAGACGCCGCCGCCGAACGCGACTTCGAAGAACTCATCGACAGCGTCGTCGAGGGCCGACTCTCCTCGGCCATTTACGGGGAGGCCAAGACGATCTATCCGCTGCGTCGCGTCGAGGTCCAGAAAGCGACGCTCGAGGCCCACCCCGAAGAGGTCGCCGAAGAGGAGGCGACCGCGGTCGACGTCGACGAGGAAGACGTCGCGGCCGGCGACGACTGA
- a CDS encoding KEOPS complex subunit Pcc1 — protein MSRRATAIVRTEHDDPERIARAIEPDNTDEMETTVDAPTETTSGAVVTRIDRDTTGGLHSTVDDYVVNLDVAMQVGQHAEPTDTGPVSDSEPDDTQQ, from the coding sequence ATGAGTCGGCGCGCGACCGCGATCGTCCGGACCGAACACGACGATCCGGAACGGATCGCTCGGGCGATCGAGCCGGACAACACCGACGAGATGGAGACGACGGTCGACGCCCCGACCGAGACGACGTCGGGCGCGGTCGTCACGCGGATCGATCGCGACACGACCGGTGGACTCCACTCGACGGTCGACGACTACGTCGTCAACCTCGACGTCGCGATGCAGGTGGGACAGCACGCGGAACCGACGGACACGGGACCTGTGTCCGACAGCGAACCAGACGATACCCAACAATGA
- a CDS encoding exonuclease produces the protein MSTDGRTAEPESASVALESATFVRLVTRADGDALAASGLLAGALADREVPFQVTVGRTVAERTDRAAASGPDADRNGDVTLVVGTADADRPQFGATDRPATLDACEVVRDLGATPDPILALAGLTAAGTDPGAGESEWLLEAARDRGRVERRPGLVVPTQNPIDGVAHSTRVRAPWSGDPDAARDALAAVGPGDGDVSGAFDADDHRRIGSAVALDVVGAGDATTTAAATVQQALRPYATPEGPFATIGGYADVLAATARTEPGTGAALAMGHDAGEAALAAWRDYGRRAHAALADASTGRYDGLFVVSVDDGPVEAIARVVAGYLSPEPVVLVVSEGHRPSGNQTQSDEADGEAALAARDDTLGATVEGVARELAAETDREIEYDAVRRRGYLRYDPAVDESTIVETVRAFQ, from the coding sequence ATGTCCACCGACGGTCGAACCGCCGAACCGGAGTCCGCCTCAGTCGCCCTCGAGAGCGCGACCTTCGTCCGACTCGTCACGCGAGCGGACGGCGACGCGCTCGCCGCGAGCGGACTCCTGGCCGGTGCGCTCGCAGATCGTGAGGTGCCGTTCCAGGTGACGGTCGGCCGGACCGTCGCGGAACGGACCGATCGCGCCGCGGCGAGCGGCCCCGACGCCGATCGGAACGGCGACGTCACGCTCGTCGTCGGCACCGCCGACGCGGACCGGCCCCAGTTCGGGGCGACGGACCGGCCCGCGACGCTCGACGCCTGCGAGGTCGTCCGGGACCTCGGCGCCACGCCGGATCCGATCCTCGCGCTCGCCGGACTCACGGCCGCCGGGACCGATCCCGGGGCCGGCGAGAGCGAGTGGCTCCTCGAGGCCGCTCGCGATCGGGGCCGCGTCGAGCGACGCCCCGGACTCGTCGTCCCGACCCAGAACCCGATCGACGGGGTCGCTCACTCCACGCGCGTTCGCGCGCCGTGGTCGGGCGATCCGGACGCGGCCAGAGACGCGCTCGCGGCCGTCGGACCTGGGGACGGCGACGTCTCCGGCGCGTTCGACGCGGACGATCACCGGAGGATCGGGTCGGCAGTCGCGCTCGACGTCGTGGGCGCGGGCGACGCGACCACGACTGCCGCGGCAACGGTCCAGCAGGCGCTGCGACCGTACGCGACTCCGGAGGGTCCGTTCGCGACGATCGGCGGCTACGCCGACGTGCTCGCGGCGACGGCGCGGACCGAACCCGGGACCGGCGCGGCGCTCGCGATGGGACACGACGCGGGCGAGGCGGCGCTCGCAGCCTGGCGCGACTACGGCCGCCGGGCTCACGCCGCGCTCGCGGACGCCTCGACCGGCCGGTACGACGGGCTGTTCGTCGTCAGCGTCGACGACGGCCCCGTCGAGGCGATCGCTCGCGTCGTCGCGGGCTATCTGTCGCCCGAACCGGTCGTCCTCGTCGTCAGCGAGGGACACCGTCCCTCGGGTAATCAGACGCAGTCCGACGAGGCCGACGGCGAGGCAGCACTTGCCGCGCGCGACGATACCCTCGGCGCGACCGTCGAAGGCGTCGCTCGCGAACTCGCGGCCGAGACCGATCGGGAAATCGAGTACGACGCCGTCCGACGACGCGGCTACCTGCGGTACGACCCTGCGGTGGACGAGTCGACGATCGTCGAGACAGTGAGGGCGTTCCAATGA
- a CDS encoding 30S ribosomal protein S15, giving the protein MARMHTRRRGSSGSDKPAADEPPEWSDVDPDDIEERVVELAAQGHDPSQIGIKLRDEGVTGTPVPDVKLATGKKITEILEENDAKADIPEDLRSLMERAVRLREHVQANPQDYQNKRALQNTESKVRRLVDYYRGDELEPDFAYSFETAKELLED; this is encoded by the coding sequence ATGGCACGAATGCACACCCGCCGCCGTGGCTCGTCCGGATCGGACAAGCCGGCGGCAGACGAACCCCCGGAGTGGAGCGACGTCGACCCAGACGACATCGAAGAACGGGTCGTCGAACTGGCAGCACAGGGCCACGATCCCAGCCAGATCGGGATCAAACTGCGTGACGAAGGCGTCACGGGCACGCCCGTACCGGACGTCAAACTGGCGACCGGCAAGAAGATCACCGAGATCTTAGAGGAGAACGACGCGAAAGCCGACATCCCCGAGGACCTCCGGAGTCTGATGGAACGTGCCGTGCGCCTGCGCGAGCACGTCCAGGCCAACCCGCAGGACTACCAGAACAAGCGCGCACTGCAGAACACCGAGTCGAAGGTGCGCCGACTGGTCGACTACTACCGCGGCGACGAACTCGAACCCGACTTCGCGTACTCCTTCGAGACGGCGAAGGAACTCCTCGAGGACTAA
- a CDS encoding long-chain-fatty-acid--CoA ligase, producing MKREMLTTDFLDRAVDLYDDVTGVVAHDGTDYTYAEVNDRVNRLAHALEAAGVHQDDRVALLAPNTHYFIETLYATNKLGAVFVPLNYRLATGEYEYILNDCEAGTLIADYDYAEKVEPIRDEIPAETFVGYRADEIEGDWIDYEAFLDGQPTEEPDRPELSEDDDASINYTSGTTGDPKGVVRSHRTEHWHALVLNQHMEIRDDDTYLWTLPMFHCNGWGHTYAITGTGGTHVCQRTFDAEGVFRRVRDYDVTFMCGAPTVLNNLIAHYENHDDVTTTGDRDVRIATAGSAPATATIETVEDEFGWRIIHIYGLTETAPIITTSNSPRRLAERGRDLKVKQGFETLCTDVRVVDEDGEDVPRDGETIGEIVVQGNQVMDRYLNKPEITEEAFNDRVEGYFHTGDLATIDEDGMVAIQDRKKDIIISGGENISSIEVEDVLYDHPDVLKAAVIPVPSEQWGETPKALVVPRGNADPTEEEIVDFVGEELAGYKKPTSVDFVDDLPETATGKVQKYELREEYWQEEETRVGQQ from the coding sequence ATGAAACGGGAGATGCTCACCACGGACTTCCTCGATCGGGCAGTCGACCTGTACGACGACGTTACTGGGGTCGTCGCGCACGATGGCACCGACTATACCTACGCAGAGGTGAACGATCGGGTCAACCGGCTGGCGCACGCGCTCGAAGCGGCCGGTGTCCACCAGGACGATCGAGTCGCGTTGCTTGCGCCGAACACGCACTACTTCATCGAGACGCTGTACGCGACGAACAAACTCGGGGCGGTGTTCGTGCCGCTGAACTACCGGCTGGCAACGGGCGAGTACGAGTACATCCTGAACGACTGCGAGGCGGGGACGTTGATCGCGGACTACGACTACGCCGAGAAGGTCGAACCGATTCGCGACGAGATCCCCGCCGAGACGTTCGTCGGTTATCGGGCCGACGAGATTGAGGGGGATTGGATCGACTACGAGGCGTTCCTCGACGGGCAGCCGACCGAAGAACCCGATCGGCCCGAACTCAGCGAGGACGACGACGCCAGCATCAACTACACCTCGGGGACGACGGGCGATCCGAAGGGTGTGGTCCGGTCCCACCGCACCGAACACTGGCACGCGCTGGTGTTGAACCAGCACATGGAGATCCGGGACGACGACACGTACCTCTGGACGCTGCCGATGTTCCACTGCAACGGCTGGGGGCACACCTACGCCATTACGGGAACCGGCGGCACCCACGTCTGTCAGCGCACCTTCGACGCCGAAGGCGTCTTCCGGCGCGTCCGCGACTACGACGTCACGTTCATGTGCGGTGCACCGACGGTGCTCAACAACCTCATCGCGCACTACGAGAACCACGACGACGTCACGACCACAGGCGATCGCGACGTCCGGATCGCGACCGCCGGGAGCGCACCCGCGACGGCCACCATCGAGACCGTCGAGGACGAGTTCGGCTGGCGGATCATCCACATCTACGGCCTCACCGAGACCGCGCCGATCATCACGACGAGCAACTCGCCGCGCCGGCTGGCCGAACGGGGCCGCGACCTCAAGGTCAAACAGGGCTTCGAGACGCTGTGTACCGACGTCCGGGTCGTCGACGAGGACGGCGAGGACGTCCCGCGCGACGGGGAGACGATCGGCGAAATCGTCGTCCAGGGCAACCAGGTGATGGACAGGTATCTCAACAAGCCGGAGATCACCGAGGAGGCGTTCAACGACCGCGTCGAGGGCTACTTCCACACCGGAGACCTCGCGACGATCGACGAGGACGGGATGGTCGCCATCCAGGACCGGAAGAAGGACATCATCATCTCCGGCGGGGAGAACATCTCGAGCATCGAGGTCGAGGACGTCCTCTACGACCACCCGGACGTCCTGAAGGCCGCCGTCATCCCCGTTCCCAGCGAACAGTGGGGCGAGACGCCGAAGGCGCTTGTCGTTCCGAGAGGAAACGCCGATCCGACGGAAGAGGAGATCGTCGACTTCGTCGGCGAAGAGCTGGCGGGCTACAAGAAACCGACGAGCGTCGACTTCGTCGACGACCTGCCCGAGACGGCCACCGGCAAGGTCCAGAAGTACGAACTGCGCGAGGAGTACTGGCAGGAGGAGGAGACGCGGGTCGGCCAGCAGTAA
- a CDS encoding VOC family protein, translated as MTRTPLIPDTARIGRTALLVSDLDDMVDFYRDVVGLTVQTRSDTAASLGTGGTELLVLDRIEDASPRRRDQAGLFHNAFEVPSRAALGAALDRIRDRWELDGASDHHVSEALYLSDPEGNGVEIYRDRPAEEWPRAADGTVQIGTVPIDLADVAAQSDGTERAPPGTTIGHVHVEATSLEAARAFYVETLGLRVQAEGKAALFLAAGDYHHHLGVNTWNGRSRPAGGRGLAWFEFVVSSEETVASVHRRLEEAGVSVSERPDGLEITDPDGIPIRIRAS; from the coding sequence ATGACACGCACGCCTCTCATCCCGGACACCGCGCGGATCGGCCGCACTGCACTGCTCGTGAGCGACCTCGACGATATGGTCGACTTCTATCGAGACGTCGTCGGTCTCACAGTCCAGACCAGAAGCGACACGGCAGCATCGCTCGGAACCGGCGGAACGGAACTACTCGTACTGGACCGAATCGAGGACGCGTCTCCCCGCCGCCGAGACCAAGCAGGACTCTTTCACAACGCGTTCGAAGTCCCGTCACGCGCTGCGTTGGGTGCTGCGCTCGATCGGATCCGGGATCGCTGGGAGCTGGATGGCGCCTCCGATCATCACGTGAGTGAAGCGTTGTATCTCAGCGATCCGGAGGGGAACGGCGTCGAAATATACCGCGATCGGCCAGCCGAGGAGTGGCCGCGTGCAGCCGATGGCACCGTGCAAATAGGGACCGTTCCGATCGATCTCGCCGACGTTGCGGCGCAGTCTGACGGAACCGAACGGGCTCCCCCCGGAACGACGATCGGACACGTCCACGTAGAAGCGACGTCGCTCGAAGCCGCACGAGCCTTCTACGTCGAAACGTTGGGGTTACGCGTACAAGCGGAAGGAAAGGCAGCGTTGTTCCTCGCGGCCGGCGATTACCATCATCACCTCGGTGTGAACACGTGGAACGGTCGGTCACGGCCAGCAGGCGGCCGCGGACTGGCGTGGTTCGAATTCGTCGTTTCGAGCGAGGAGACGGTCGCGTCGGTTCATCGACGACTCGAAGAGGCAGGCGTCTCGGTCAGTGAGCGACCGGACGGCCTCGAAATCACCGATCCGGACGGGATTCCCATCCGAATTCGGGCCTCGTAG